A portion of the Paenibacillus marchantiae genome contains these proteins:
- the rpsG gene encoding 30S ribosomal protein S7: MPRKGPVTKRDVLPDPVYSSKLVTRLINRIMLDGKRGVAQSILYNAFKLIQERTGNDPMEVFEAAIKNIMPVLEVKARRVGGANYQVPIEVKPERRTALGLRWLVNYSRNRGEKTMEERLAAEIIDASNNTGASVKKREDTHKMAEANKAFAHYRW; this comes from the coding sequence ATGCCACGCAAAGGTCCAGTTACGAAAAGAGACGTGTTGCCAGATCCGGTATACAGCAGCAAGCTGGTTACTCGTTTGATCAATCGCATCATGCTCGACGGAAAACGCGGTGTTGCTCAAAGCATTCTGTATAATGCGTTTAAGTTGATTCAAGAACGTACGGGTAATGACCCTATGGAAGTATTTGAAGCAGCAATCAAAAATATCATGCCAGTCCTGGAAGTTAAAGCTCGCCGTGTCGGCGGTGCCAACTACCAAGTACCAATCGAGGTAAAACCAGAGAGACGTACTGCTTTGGGATTACGTTGGCTCGTGAACTACTCCCGCAACCGCGGTGAGAAAACAATGGAAGAGCGTTTGGCGGCTGAGATCATCGACGCTTCCAACAACACAGGCGCTTCCGTTAAAAAACGTGAAGATACGCATAAAATGGCTGAAGCGAACAAAGCGTTTGCTCACTACCGTTGGTAG
- the rpsL gene encoding 30S ribosomal protein S12, with amino-acid sequence MPTINQLVRKGRQAKVDKSKSPALQKGFNALKRESTNISAPQKRGVCTRVGTMTPRKPNSALRKYARVRLTNRLEVTAYIPGIGHNLQEHSVVLIRGGKVKDLAGVRYHIVRGALDTAGVNNRMQARSKYGAKRPKAKKA; translated from the coding sequence ATGCCAACTATTAACCAACTGGTACGTAAAGGACGTCAAGCTAAAGTTGATAAGTCCAAATCACCAGCTTTGCAAAAAGGGTTCAATGCTTTGAAACGTGAATCAACTAACATCAGTGCCCCACAAAAACGTGGTGTCTGCACTCGTGTAGGTACAATGACTCCACGTAAACCAAACTCTGCACTTCGTAAGTATGCCCGTGTTCGTTTGACAAACCGTCTCGAGGTAACTGCTTATATCCCGGGTATCGGACATAACCTTCAAGAGCACAGTGTTGTGTTGATCCGTGGAGGTAAAGTTAAAGACCTTGCAGGGGTTCGTTATCACATCGTTCGCGGAGCTCTTGATACTGCAGGCGTGAACAACCGTATGCAAGCTCGTTCGAAATACGGTGCTAAACGTCCAAAAGCTAAAAAAGCCTAA
- a CDS encoding ribosomal L7Ae/L30e/S12e/Gadd45 family protein: MSNEKGLQDAHVKIGTKQTTRMVQTGMASEVYVAEDCDPQLTSKIIALCEQHNVKCTKVDTMKNLGKACGIGVGAAMAAVVK, encoded by the coding sequence ATGTCTAATGAAAAAGGTCTGCAAGATGCTCATGTCAAAATAGGTACCAAACAGACCACGCGGATGGTTCAGACAGGTATGGCTTCTGAAGTTTATGTGGCTGAAGATTGTGATCCGCAGCTTACTTCCAAAATCATTGCTTTGTGTGAACAACACAATGTGAAGTGCACGAAAGTGGACACAATGAAAAATCTCGGCAAAGCTTGCGGGATTGGAGTAGGAGCAGCAATGGCTGCTGTCGTAAAATGA
- the rpoC gene encoding DNA-directed RNA polymerase subunit beta', with amino-acid sequence MLDVNNFEYMKIGLASPEKIRSWSRGEVKKPETINYRTLKPEKEGLFCEKIFGPTKDWECHCGKYKRVRYKGVVCDRCGVEVTRAKVRRERMGHIELAAPVSHIWYFKGIPSRMGLALDMSPRSLEEIIYFASYVVTDPGETPLEKKQLLSEKEYRSYREKYGYGFHAGMGAEAVKKLLQDIDVDKELEFLKEELRTAQGQRRNRAIKRLEVIEAFRNSGNKPEWMIMDVLPVIPPELRPMVQLDGGRFATSDLNDLYRRVINRNNRLKRLLDLGAPDIIVQNEKRMLQEAVDALIDNGRRGRPVTGPGNRPLKSLSHMLKGKQGRFRQNLLGKRVDYSGRSVIVVGPYLKMYQCGLPKDMALELFKPFVMKELVNKGLAHNIKSAKRKVERVSPEVWDVLEEVIKEHPVLLNRAPTLHRLGIQAFEPILVEGKAIRLHPLVCTAYNADFDGDQMAVHVPLSAEAQAEARILMLASGNILNPKDGKPVVTPSQDMVLGSYYLTMDNKEEKGTGMILRTVNEAVSAYQRGTAGLHARVAIPVRALGKTVFTDKQQDAMMLTTVGKIIFNEIFPASFPYINDATRANLYQGTAEHSFVYEKGADLREAIMNAPLAGGVGKEYLGSIIARCFEIYHTTETAVILDKIKQLGFTYSTRAGITVAVSDVIVPPEKFEILRQSEEKAQIVTNQYRRGLITNEERYDRIIDIWSKSKDDITEILMKSMDRYNSIMMMVDSKARGNKSQITQLGGMRGLMANPSGRIIELPIKSNFREGLTVLEYFISTHGARKGLADTALRTADSGYLTRRLVDVAQDVIVREDDCGTDKGFTVSRIQDGKEVIEDLYDRIEGRYCFETVRHPETKEIIAHRNELIDSDKAEAIIEAGVTKLQIRSVLSCRARHGVCKKCYGRNLATGKHVEIGEAVGIIAAQSIGEPGTQLTMRTFHTGGVAGDDITQGLPRIQELFEARNPKGQATISEIDGVVKEIREAKDRREIEIQGEAESKVYSVTYGSRVRVSEGMEIEAGDELTDGSIDPKEMLRIKGVRGVQNYILQEVQRVYRNQGVEINDKHVEVMIRQMLRKIRIVDAGDTTLLPGSFVDTHEYERANKTAILSDKEPAVAKPILLGITKASLETDSFLSAASFQETTRVLTDAAIKGKVDQLLGLKENVIIGKLIPAGTGMHRYRSIKFAEPEDGQSSVEELEPVSVD; translated from the coding sequence TTGTTGGACGTCAACAATTTCGAATACATGAAGATCGGGCTTGCTTCCCCAGAAAAAATTCGTTCTTGGTCCCGCGGAGAAGTGAAAAAACCGGAAACGATCAACTATCGTACGTTGAAACCGGAAAAAGAAGGGCTGTTCTGCGAAAAGATTTTTGGCCCTACAAAAGACTGGGAATGTCATTGCGGTAAATACAAACGCGTGCGTTATAAAGGCGTTGTCTGTGATCGTTGTGGCGTTGAAGTCACACGTGCGAAAGTACGCCGCGAACGGATGGGCCATATTGAGCTCGCTGCTCCGGTATCGCATATCTGGTACTTCAAAGGTATTCCGAGCCGCATGGGTCTCGCACTGGATATGTCTCCAAGATCTCTCGAGGAGATTATTTATTTTGCATCATATGTAGTAACTGATCCAGGAGAAACTCCACTGGAGAAAAAACAGCTGTTGTCCGAGAAAGAATACCGCAGCTACCGTGAGAAATACGGATATGGATTCCACGCTGGCATGGGTGCAGAGGCGGTTAAAAAACTGCTTCAAGACATTGATGTGGATAAAGAGCTTGAATTCCTGAAGGAAGAGCTCCGCACTGCACAAGGACAACGTCGTAACCGTGCAATCAAACGTCTGGAAGTTATTGAAGCGTTCCGCAACTCGGGTAATAAACCTGAGTGGATGATCATGGATGTACTTCCTGTTATCCCACCGGAACTTCGTCCAATGGTACAGCTGGATGGTGGACGTTTTGCAACGTCTGACCTGAATGACCTGTATCGCCGTGTAATCAACCGGAACAATCGTCTGAAACGTTTGCTTGACTTGGGCGCGCCAGACATTATCGTGCAAAATGAAAAACGGATGCTGCAGGAAGCTGTTGACGCATTGATCGACAACGGCCGTCGTGGACGCCCTGTAACGGGGCCTGGTAACCGTCCTTTGAAATCCCTCAGCCACATGCTGAAAGGTAAACAAGGACGTTTCCGTCAGAACTTGCTCGGTAAACGGGTTGACTATTCCGGTCGTTCCGTTATCGTAGTTGGACCTTACCTGAAAATGTATCAGTGTGGTCTGCCTAAAGATATGGCACTTGAACTGTTCAAGCCTTTTGTTATGAAAGAGCTTGTAAATAAAGGGCTTGCCCACAACATCAAGAGCGCTAAACGTAAAGTTGAGCGTGTAAGTCCTGAAGTATGGGATGTTCTTGAAGAAGTAATTAAGGAGCACCCTGTTCTGCTGAACCGTGCCCCTACACTTCACAGACTCGGTATTCAAGCGTTTGAACCGATTCTCGTTGAAGGTAAAGCGATCCGTCTTCACCCGCTCGTATGTACGGCATACAATGCCGACTTTGACGGTGACCAAATGGCCGTGCACGTTCCATTGTCTGCTGAAGCTCAAGCAGAAGCACGTATCCTGATGCTTGCATCAGGTAACATTTTGAACCCGAAAGACGGTAAACCGGTTGTTACCCCTTCCCAGGATATGGTGCTTGGTTCTTACTACCTGACCATGGACAACAAGGAAGAAAAGGGAACAGGTATGATCTTGCGCACGGTTAACGAAGCTGTATCCGCGTACCAACGTGGTACTGCAGGTTTACATGCACGTGTAGCGATTCCGGTTAGAGCGCTTGGCAAAACAGTCTTCACCGATAAGCAACAAGATGCAATGATGTTGACTACGGTCGGCAAAATCATCTTTAATGAAATCTTCCCGGCAAGCTTCCCTTACATCAATGATGCAACTCGTGCGAACCTCTACCAGGGTACCGCTGAGCATTCATTTGTTTATGAGAAGGGTGCTGACCTTAGAGAAGCAATTATGAACGCTCCTTTGGCTGGTGGTGTCGGTAAAGAATATCTCGGTTCTATCATCGCACGTTGTTTTGAAATTTATCATACAACGGAAACAGCCGTTATTTTGGATAAAATCAAACAACTCGGATTCACATACTCCACTCGCGCTGGTATCACTGTAGCGGTGTCGGATGTTATCGTTCCACCTGAGAAATTTGAAATTCTTAGACAGTCTGAGGAAAAAGCACAAATCGTTACGAACCAATACCGTCGTGGTCTGATTACGAACGAAGAGCGCTATGACCGCATCATTGATATCTGGTCGAAATCGAAAGATGATATCACCGAGATTCTGATGAAATCGATGGATCGCTACAATTCCATCATGATGATGGTTGACTCCAAAGCACGGGGTAACAAATCGCAAATCACCCAATTGGGCGGTATGCGTGGTCTGATGGCCAACCCATCCGGTCGAATCATTGAACTCCCAATCAAATCGAACTTCCGTGAAGGTCTGACGGTACTCGAGTACTTTATCTCGACTCACGGTGCCCGTAAAGGTTTGGCCGATACGGCTCTGCGTACAGCGGATTCAGGTTACCTGACCCGTCGTCTCGTAGACGTGGCACAAGATGTGATCGTGCGTGAAGATGATTGTGGTACAGATAAAGGCTTTACCGTAAGTCGTATCCAGGATGGTAAAGAGGTTATTGAGGATCTCTACGACCGTATTGAAGGCAGATACTGCTTCGAGACTGTTCGTCATCCAGAAACAAAAGAAATTATTGCACACCGTAATGAACTGATTGACTCTGATAAAGCTGAGGCAATCATCGAAGCTGGCGTAACCAAACTACAAATCCGCTCCGTACTTAGCTGCCGTGCACGTCACGGTGTCTGCAAGAAGTGTTATGGTCGCAACTTGGCGACTGGTAAACACGTGGAGATCGGTGAAGCAGTTGGTATTATCGCAGCACAATCCATTGGTGAGCCAGGAACACAGCTGACAATGCGTACATTCCACACCGGTGGTGTAGCCGGAGACGATATTACGCAAGGTTTGCCGCGTATCCAGGAGTTGTTCGAGGCTCGTAATCCTAAGGGTCAAGCAACAATCAGTGAGATCGACGGTGTTGTTAAAGAAATTCGCGAAGCGAAAGATCGTCGCGAAATTGAAATTCAAGGTGAAGCAGAATCCAAAGTTTACTCTGTTACCTACGGTTCTCGTGTACGCGTTAGCGAAGGCATGGAAATTGAAGCAGGCGACGAGTTGACAGATGGTTCTATCGATCCAAAAGAAATGCTGCGCATTAAAGGCGTACGTGGCGTACAGAACTACATTTTGCAGGAAGTACAACGCGTATACCGTAACCAAGGCGTAGAAATCAATGACAAACACGTTGAAGTTATGATCCGTCAAATGTTGCGTAAAATCCGTATCGTCGATGCAGGGGACACTACATTGTTGCCAGGATCGTTCGTGGATACGCATGAGTACGAAAGAGCTAACAAGACAGCGATTCTGAGTGATAAAGAGCCAGCGGTTGCAAAACCAATTTTGCTCGGTATTACGAAAGCATCCCTGGAAACAGACTCCTTCCTCTCGGCGGCTTCGTTCCAAGAGACTACACGTGTACTGACAGATGCAGCGATCAAAGGTAAAGTCGATCAGTTGCTCGGTCTGAAAGAGAATGTAATCATCGGTAAACTGATTCCTGCAGGTACAGGTATGCACCGTTACCGCAGCATCAAATTTGCTGAGCCGGAAGATGGCCAATCTTCGGTAGAAGAACTTGAGCCAGTTTCGGTTGATTAA
- the rpoB gene encoding DNA-directed RNA polymerase subunit beta: MAGHLVQYGRRTRRSYARINEILEVPNLIEIQQKSYDWFLEEGLREMFQDISPIQDFTGNLILEFIDYSLGEPKYTVDDAKERDVTYAAPLRVKVRLINKETGEVKEQEVFMGDFPLMTDTGTFIINGAERVIVSQLVRSPSVYFSTKVDKNAKKTYTATVIPNRGAWLELEMDAKDVVYVRIDRTRKIPVTVLLRALGFGTDAEILDLLGNDEYIRNTLDKDNTDSTEKALIEIYERLRPGEPPTLDNAKSLLVARFFDPKRYDLANVGRYKINKKLHIKNRLFNQRLAESLVDTETGEIIAEAGQMIDRRLLDEIMPQLEKSVGFRTYHVANGVLDANDIPMQTIDVFSPIEDGKVVKLIANANIDKSVKNVTPADIISSISYFINLLHGIGSTDDIDHLGNRRLRSVGELLQNQFRIGLSRMERVVRERMSIQDANVITPQALINIRPVIASIKEFFGSSQLSQFMDQTNPLGELTHKRRLSALGPGGLTRERAGMEVRDVHPSHYGRMCPIETPEGPNIGLINSLSTFARVNEYGFIEAPYRWVDPKTGVVTEQIDYLTADEEDNYVIAQANAKLNEDSTFAEEAIIVRYNKQSDNILTMPSERVDYMDVSPKQVVSVATALIPFLENDDSNRALMGSNMQRQAVPLLIPKAPLVGTGMEHKAAKDSGVCIVSKYDGIIERSSANEIWLRRIEEVDGQEVKGDIVKYKLHKFMRSNQGTCINQRPIVKRGAVVKAGDILADGPSTEMGELALGRNVVVAFMTWEGYNYEDAILLSEKLVKEDVYTSIHIEEYESEARDTKLGPEEITRDIPNVGEEALRNLDERGIIRIGAEISAGDILVGKVTPKGVTELTAEERLLHAIFGEKAREVRDTSLRVPHGTDGIVVDVKVFTRENGDELPPGVNQLVRVYIAQKRKISEGDKMAGRHGNKGVVARILPEEDMPFLPDGTPVQIVLNPLGVPSRMNIGQVLEVHLGMAAMQLGIHVATPVFDGAKEYDVFDTMEEAGMQRNGKTVLYDGRTGEEFEREVTVGVMHMIKLAHMVDDKIHARSTGPYSLVTQQPLGGKAQFGGQRFGEMEVWALEAYGAAYTLQEILTVKSDDVVGRVKTYESIVKGENVPEPGVPESFKVLIKELQSLGMDVKILSEDEQEIEMKEMDDEDDAASDKLSLNLEGTEVGAE, from the coding sequence TTGGCAGGACATCTTGTTCAATATGGTCGACGCACTCGGCGCAGTTATGCACGAATTAACGAGATACTCGAAGTTCCGAACCTGATTGAGATCCAACAAAAATCTTACGATTGGTTTTTGGAGGAAGGGTTGCGCGAAATGTTCCAGGATATCTCGCCGATCCAGGATTTTACAGGTAACTTAATTTTGGAATTTATCGATTACAGTCTCGGTGAACCGAAGTATACAGTAGACGACGCGAAAGAGCGTGACGTTACTTATGCAGCACCGCTTCGGGTCAAAGTCCGGCTCATTAATAAGGAAACCGGCGAAGTCAAAGAGCAGGAAGTATTCATGGGAGATTTCCCGCTGATGACCGACACCGGCACATTTATTATTAATGGTGCGGAACGGGTTATTGTCAGCCAGTTGGTTCGCTCTCCTAGCGTTTACTTCAGTACCAAAGTAGATAAAAACGCCAAAAAAACGTATACCGCTACAGTTATTCCTAACCGCGGCGCTTGGCTCGAACTGGAGATGGACGCGAAGGATGTTGTTTACGTCCGGATCGACCGCACACGTAAAATACCGGTGACGGTTCTCCTGCGTGCACTTGGTTTTGGCACAGACGCTGAGATTCTGGATCTGCTCGGTAATGACGAATATATTCGCAATACGCTGGACAAAGACAATACGGATTCCACGGAGAAAGCGCTGATTGAAATTTATGAGCGTCTTCGTCCGGGCGAGCCACCAACGCTGGATAATGCGAAAAGCTTGCTCGTAGCGCGTTTCTTTGATCCAAAACGTTATGACCTGGCTAATGTGGGTCGTTACAAAATCAACAAAAAGCTTCACATCAAGAACCGTTTATTCAACCAACGTTTGGCTGAGTCTCTTGTGGACACCGAAACTGGTGAAATCATCGCTGAAGCAGGTCAAATGATAGACCGTCGTCTGTTGGATGAAATCATGCCGCAACTGGAGAAGAGCGTTGGTTTCCGCACATATCACGTCGCTAATGGCGTTTTGGATGCCAATGATATCCCGATGCAAACAATTGATGTATTTTCACCGATTGAGGATGGTAAGGTCGTTAAACTGATTGCCAATGCTAACATTGATAAATCAGTGAAGAACGTTACACCAGCTGATATCATTTCCTCTATCAGTTACTTCATTAACCTTCTGCATGGCATCGGAAGCACAGATGATATCGATCACCTGGGTAACCGTCGTCTCCGCTCGGTTGGTGAACTCTTGCAAAACCAATTCCGTATCGGTTTATCCCGTATGGAACGTGTGGTTCGTGAGAGAATGTCCATTCAGGATGCTAACGTAATCACGCCTCAGGCTTTGATTAACATACGTCCTGTTATCGCATCCATTAAAGAGTTCTTCGGTAGCTCCCAATTGTCGCAGTTTATGGATCAAACAAACCCACTGGGTGAGTTGACACATAAACGCCGTCTGTCCGCACTCGGACCGGGTGGTTTGACACGTGAGCGTGCCGGCATGGAAGTCCGTGACGTGCATCCATCCCACTATGGCCGGATGTGTCCAATCGAGACACCAGAGGGACCAAACATTGGTTTGATCAACTCCTTGTCGACATTTGCCCGTGTGAACGAATATGGATTCATTGAAGCACCTTATCGCTGGGTAGATCCGAAGACTGGTGTCGTAACCGAGCAAATCGATTACCTGACAGCAGACGAAGAGGACAACTATGTAATTGCTCAAGCGAATGCGAAGCTGAATGAAGACAGTACTTTTGCTGAAGAAGCGATCATTGTACGTTACAACAAACAGTCGGATAACATCCTTACGATGCCGAGTGAACGTGTTGACTACATGGACGTATCTCCTAAGCAAGTTGTATCTGTCGCTACAGCGCTCATTCCGTTCCTTGAGAACGATGACTCCAACCGTGCGCTCATGGGATCGAACATGCAGCGGCAAGCCGTTCCACTCTTGATTCCTAAAGCTCCGCTGGTCGGAACAGGTATGGAACATAAAGCCGCGAAAGATTCCGGTGTATGTATTGTCTCCAAATATGACGGGATTATTGAACGTTCTTCTGCGAATGAGATTTGGTTGCGTCGTATTGAAGAAGTTGATGGTCAAGAAGTCAAAGGCGATATCGTTAAATATAAATTACACAAATTTATGCGTTCGAACCAAGGAACATGCATTAACCAACGTCCGATTGTCAAAAGAGGTGCTGTTGTCAAAGCTGGCGACATCCTTGCAGACGGTCCTTCGACGGAAATGGGTGAATTGGCACTGGGACGTAACGTAGTGGTTGCCTTCATGACTTGGGAAGGTTACAACTACGAGGATGCGATCTTGCTCAGCGAAAAACTCGTTAAAGAAGATGTGTATACATCCATTCATATCGAGGAATATGAGTCTGAAGCACGTGATACTAAGCTCGGACCTGAAGAGATCACACGTGATATCCCGAACGTAGGGGAAGAAGCGCTGCGTAATCTGGATGAGCGTGGTATTATCCGTATCGGTGCTGAAATCAGTGCTGGTGACATTCTGGTTGGTAAAGTAACACCAAAAGGTGTAACGGAACTGACTGCAGAAGAACGTCTCCTGCATGCGATCTTCGGTGAGAAAGCGCGTGAAGTACGTGATACTTCCCTGCGTGTACCTCACGGTACTGACGGTATCGTAGTTGATGTAAAAGTCTTTACCCGTGAAAACGGTGATGAACTGCCTCCAGGTGTTAACCAACTCGTTCGTGTCTATATCGCTCAAAAACGGAAAATTTCCGAGGGTGATAAAATGGCCGGACGTCACGGTAACAAAGGGGTCGTAGCCCGTATCCTACCGGAAGAAGATATGCCTTTCCTGCCGGACGGAACACCAGTTCAAATCGTTCTTAACCCACTGGGCGTACCTTCCCGGATGAATATCGGTCAAGTACTCGAGGTTCACTTGGGTATGGCGGCGATGCAACTGGGTATTCACGTAGCAACTCCTGTATTCGACGGAGCGAAGGAGTATGACGTCTTCGATACGATGGAAGAAGCAGGTATGCAGCGTAATGGTAAAACTGTCCTGTATGATGGTCGTACAGGTGAAGAGTTTGAACGTGAAGTTACCGTAGGTGTCATGCACATGATCAAATTGGCACACATGGTTGATGATAAAATCCATGCCCGTTCCACGGGTCCTTACTCACTTGTTACGCAACAGCCATTGGGTGGTAAAGCCCAATTTGGTGGACAGCGTTTCGGGGAGATGGAAGTATGGGCGCTTGAGGCATACGGTGCTGCTTATACACTGCAAGAAATCTTGACTGTTAAGTCCGATGATGTTGTAGGTCGGGTGAAAACGTATGAATCCATCGTCAAAGGCGAGAATGTTCCTGAACCAGGTGTTCCTGAATCATTCAAAGTATTGATCAAAGAGCTGCAAAGCTTGGGTATGGACGTTAAGATTTTGAGCGAAGATGAGCAAGAGATTGAAATGAAAGAAATGGACGATGAAGATGACGCTGCGAGCGATAAGCTCAGCCTCAACCTTGAGGGTACAGAGGTCGGAGCGGAGTAA
- a CDS encoding class I SAM-dependent methyltransferase, giving the protein MSNHYYSDKPQVAHDRRATEAELRGWKLRLVTDAGVFSKNGIDYGSRVLIDAIELPAGAHVLDVGCGYGPIGLTAAKLVPDGHVTMIDINERAVELSRENAKANGITNVTVMQSNLLAEVKKEDFDAILTNPPIRAGKETVHTIFEQAYRHLKMGGALWIVIQKKQGAPSAKAKLESLFGRVEEVTKDKGYRIFKAVKLEEAPLG; this is encoded by the coding sequence ATGTCCAATCATTATTATTCGGACAAACCGCAGGTGGCACATGACAGACGGGCTACAGAAGCGGAGCTACGCGGATGGAAATTACGACTCGTTACGGATGCAGGGGTATTTTCCAAAAACGGAATCGATTACGGCAGCAGAGTGTTAATTGATGCTATAGAGTTGCCTGCTGGAGCTCATGTACTGGATGTGGGCTGCGGGTATGGACCTATTGGTCTTACAGCAGCTAAACTTGTACCGGATGGACATGTCACCATGATCGATATCAATGAGAGAGCGGTTGAGCTTTCCAGGGAAAATGCAAAAGCGAACGGCATAACGAATGTAACGGTTATGCAAAGCAATCTTCTGGCTGAGGTTAAAAAGGAAGACTTTGACGCGATTCTGACCAATCCTCCGATCCGTGCGGGTAAGGAAACCGTGCATACGATCTTTGAACAGGCATATCGTCATTTGAAGATGGGCGGAGCGTTATGGATTGTCATTCAGAAAAAGCAGGGGGCACCTTCGGCAAAAGCGAAGCTGGAATCTCTCTTTGGACGAGTGGAGGAAGTAACGAAGGATAAAGGCTACCGAATTTTCAAAGCGGTAAAATTGGAAGAGGCGCCTTTAGGCTAA
- the rplL gene encoding 50S ribosomal protein L7/L12, with protein sequence MSKEQILEAIKGMTVLELNDLVKAIEEEFGVTAAAPVAVAGGGAAAAEAEQSEFDVILTSAGASKINVIKAVREITGLGLKEAKEVVDNAPKALKEKVSKEEAETVKAKLEEAGASIEVK encoded by the coding sequence ATGAGTAAAGAGCAAATCTTGGAAGCAATCAAAGGCATGACTGTACTGGAATTGAATGATCTCGTTAAAGCAATCGAAGAAGAATTCGGCGTAACTGCTGCAGCTCCAGTAGCTGTTGCAGGTGGCGGAGCTGCTGCAGCTGAAGCTGAGCAATCCGAGTTCGACGTAATCTTGACTAGCGCTGGTGCTTCCAAAATCAACGTTATCAAAGCAGTTCGCGAAATCACAGGTCTTGGCCTGAAAGAAGCGAAAGAAGTAGTTGACAATGCTCCAAAAGCATTGAAAGAAAAAGTTAGCAAAGAAGAAGCAGAAACGGTTAAAGCTAAGCTTGAAGAAGCAGGCGCTTCAATCGAAGTTAAATAA
- the rplJ gene encoding 50S ribosomal protein L10 — protein sequence MANAKVIQAKQESVDAVTAKLRESVTSVVVDYRGLNVAQVTELRKQLREAGIEFQVLKNSLLRRAAAAAELTELNEVLTGPSAIAFSVDDVVAPAKILNDFAKKNDALELKGAVVEGRVIGVQEVKALAELPSREGLLSMLLSVLQAPVRNFALAVKAVAEKEEQGA from the coding sequence TTGGCAAACGCAAAAGTGATTCAAGCAAAACAAGAGTCCGTTGATGCAGTAACAGCAAAATTGCGCGAGAGCGTTACTAGTGTTGTTGTTGACTATCGCGGTTTGAACGTTGCCCAAGTAACTGAGCTGCGTAAGCAGCTTCGTGAAGCCGGAATCGAATTCCAAGTGCTGAAAAACTCGTTGCTTCGCCGCGCAGCAGCTGCAGCAGAACTGACAGAACTTAACGAAGTACTGACAGGTCCTAGTGCAATTGCATTCAGCGTAGACGACGTAGTGGCTCCAGCCAAAATTCTGAACGACTTCGCGAAAAAGAACGATGCACTGGAATTGAAAGGTGCAGTTGTAGAAGGTCGCGTAATTGGAGTACAAGAAGTCAAAGCGTTGGCAGAATTGCCATCACGCGAAGGTCTCCTTTCCATGCTCCTCAGCGTGCTTCAAGCGCCAGTGCGCAACTTCGCGCTTGCGGTTAAAGCTGTTGCTGAAAAAGAAGAACAAGGCGCGTAA
- the rplA gene encoding 50S ribosomal protein L1, giving the protein MAKHGKKYLEAAKLIDSEATYEPSEAVELVKKAATAKFDETIEAAVRLGVDPRKQDQAVRGVVVLPHGTGKTQRVLVFAKGDKAKEAEAAGADYVGDADMINKIQQGWFEFDVCVATPDMMSEVGKLGRLLGGKGLMPNPKAGTVTFDVSKAVQEIKAGKIEYRLDRAGQIHAPIGKASFSTEQLNENLKALMDALTRAKPAAAKGVYLKNVSLSSTMGPGARVNAASFR; this is encoded by the coding sequence ATGGCTAAACACGGTAAAAAATACCTGGAAGCTGCTAAGCTGATTGACAGCGAAGCAACTTACGAGCCTTCAGAAGCTGTAGAGCTTGTGAAAAAGGCAGCCACTGCAAAATTTGATGAAACTATCGAAGCAGCAGTACGCTTGGGCGTTGACCCACGTAAACAAGACCAGGCAGTACGTGGTGTTGTTGTCTTGCCACACGGCACAGGTAAAACACAACGCGTATTGGTATTTGCAAAAGGTGACAAAGCGAAAGAAGCGGAAGCGGCTGGCGCGGACTATGTTGGTGATGCAGACATGATCAACAAAATCCAACAAGGCTGGTTCGAATTCGACGTCTGCGTAGCGACACCAGACATGATGAGTGAAGTAGGTAAATTGGGCCGACTGCTCGGCGGTAAAGGTCTGATGCCTAACCCTAAAGCCGGAACGGTAACTTTCGATGTATCTAAGGCTGTTCAAGAAATTAAAGCCGGTAAAATCGAATATCGTCTGGATCGTGCAGGTCAAATTCATGCACCGATCGGTAAAGCTTCTTTCTCGACAGAGCAATTGAATGAGAACCTTAAAGCTCTCATGGACGCTTTGACTCGTGCTAAACCGGCGGCAGCAAAAGGTGTTTATCTGAAGAATGTAAGTCTTTCTTCTACGATGGGCCCTGGCGCACGCGTGAACGCAGCATCTTTTAGATAA